One genomic segment of Salvia miltiorrhiza cultivar Shanhuang (shh) unplaced genomic scaffold, IMPLAD_Smil_shh original_scaffold_252, whole genome shotgun sequence includes these proteins:
- the LOC131003649 gene encoding uncharacterized protein LOC131003649, with translation MSNPQTYPNNPMSQSAPSFQFSSQVHPSHGFQPYGYPQKWYPPPGFSPQGYPSQGFMFSDSSRRTSVDGSGTDGGTPSSGKAVQGFENINLSVEPSSDDDEENTKMRRVFYSDAECEVLAQCYIDISIDSVVGNDQKMDKMWKRIAKAYNENRPANTPSRKFRQLKAHFYKMQKQVKLFSECYNRIASIWKSGANDADIMEMAQTEYKHHHGTKGFKYVGVWRLLKEVPKFAEVQGNVQASKRTKNTEGGAYTSSSTAEETPRVAQWGIKRQRKRIRGRGKKMTSMHCVKLQKSMKPMQQNTYV, from the coding sequence ATGTCTAATCCTCAAACATATCCCAACAATCCCATGAGTCAATCAGCCCCTTCATTTCAATTTTCATCCCAAGTGCATCCATCTCATGGATTTCAGCCATACGGATATCCTCAAAAATGGTATCCCCCTCCAGGATTTTCCCCACAAGGATATCCTTCACAGGGGTTTATGTTTTCTGACTCTTCCAGGAGGACCAGTGTAGATGGGAGTGGTACTGATGGAGGCACACCATCTTCAGGAAAGGCAGTTCAAGGTTTTGAGAATATAAATCTCTCAGTTGAGCCTTCATCCGACGACGACGAAGAGAATACCAAAATGCGCCGGGTGTTTTATTCAGATGCGGAGTGTGAAGTTCTTGCGCAATGTTACATCGATATTAGCATCGATTCAGTTGTTGGAAACGACCAAAAGATGGACAAAATGTGGAAACGCATTGCGAAAGCCTACAATGAAAATCGTCCTGCCAACACTCCAAGCAGAAAGTTTAGACAGTTGAAGGCTCATTTCTACAAGATGCAGAAACAGGTGAAATTGTTTTCTGAATGTTACAATAGGATTGCAAGCATCTGGAAGAGCGGTGCAAATGATGCTGATATTATGGAGATGGCACAAACAGAGTACAAGCATCATCACGGTACAAAAGGTTTTAAATATGTTGGAGTTTGGAGACTTTTGAAAGAAGTTCCCAAGTTTGCTGAGGTGCAAGGAAATGTTCAAGCATCCAAGAGAACCAAAAATACAGAAGGAGGAGCCTACACATCATCTTCTACAGCTGAAGAAACTCCACGAGTCGCCCAATGGGGCATAAAGCGGCAAAGAAAAAGGATAAGGGGAAGGGGAAAAAAGATGACCTCGATGCACTGCGTGAAGTTGCAAAAGAGCATGAAACCAATGCAGCAAAATACCTACGTATAA